In the genome of Massilia sp. UMI-21, the window AAACCGATGCGGAGGCGCTGCAAAACCTGCTGCGGATGTTGTGCGAGGTGAACAAGCTGCAGATCAACCGGCAAATGCAGGAAACCCTGCACTGGCGCGCCCATCACGACCATCTCACCGGGCTGTACAACCGCCGGGCCATGGAGGACGAGGTCTCGCGGCGCCTGGAAGACGGCCAGTACGACACCGCGCTGATGCTGCTGGACATGGACCACTTCAAGAAGATCAACGACACCTACGGTCACGAAACAGGCGACCAGGTGCTGCAACAACTGAGTGCGCGGCTGAAGGCGGTGATGCGGGAGTTCGACCTGCTGGCGCGCCTGGGCGGGGACGAATTCATGCTCCTGCTGCGGATTCCCCACCCGAACGCCGCCACCGCCCTGACCTTCGCCGAACGCCTGCACCAGTCGGTGGCCACGCCCTTCGATATCCGAGGGCAACAATTCCGTTTGGCGATTTCGGTCGGCATCGCAATTCCGCCCGGTCATGGCCGTACGGTCAGCGAACTGCTGCGGCATGCGGACCTGGCGCTGTACCAGGCCAAGTCCCAGGGTCGCTGCCGCAGCGTGGTGTTCGAACTGGCGATGGCGGCCAACCAGCGCGACCACTACCTGCTCGAACGCGACCTCGACGAAGCCGTGGAACGCAACCAGCTTTCGCTGGTGTTCCAGCCCAAGGTCGATCTCATCAGCCATAAGGTGGTGGGACTGGAAGCGCTGGTCCGCTGGAACCACCCGACCCGGGGCCAGAATAGCCCGGATTCTTTCATTCCGATCGCCGAGAACAGCGACCAGATCATCCGGATCGACCGCTGGGTGATGCGCAGCGCCATTGCTGAACAGGCCCATTGGCGTAGTCACGGCCTGGCAGGGCTGCCGGTTGCCATCAACCTGTCGATCGCCGATATCCTGTCGCCCAACCTGACCGGCTACCTGGCCGACCTGCTGGAGGAATACCAGGTTCCCCCGGAGGCCCTGGAAATCGAAGTGACCGAGTCCTGTTTCGTCCGCCAGCTCGACGAGACCCAGAACGTGCTGCGTGAGCTGAACGAGGCCGGCATCGCCACCTCGCTGGACGACTTCGGCACGGGCTTTTCCTCGCTGAGTTACCTGCGCCAGCTACCCTTGCAATGCCTGAAGATCGACCAGTCCTTCACCCGCAGCATGCTGCAGGACCCGAATGCCGAGAAGCTGACCCAGGCCATCGTCGCCATGGGCAATGCCTTGACCATGACGGTCGTGGCCGAAGGAGTGGAAACCCGCGAGCAGATGAACTGGCTGCTCGCCCATGGCTGCCACATCGGGCAGGGATATTTCTTCAGCCCGCCGGTGCCGCCCGAAGACGTGCACCACGTGGTCGAACGCATCGAAGTACGCCTGGCCCGCTGAAGGCAGACTGATGACAGCGCGAGAAGCGGCCGCGCGAGCTTGCCGCTCAGGCCTTGCGGACGAATTCCGACTTCAGGCTCATGGCGCCGAAACCGTCGATCTTGCAGTCGATATCGTGGTCGGCATCGACCAGGCGGATATTCTTGACCTTGGTGCCCTGCTTGATCACGCCGCCCGAACCCTTCGGTTTCAGGTCCTTGATGACGGTGACCGTATCCCCATCCTGCAGGATGTTGCCGGATGCGTCGCGCCAGACCCGGCCGGCTTCGGCCGCCGCGGCCTGCACGGGCCATTCGTGGCCGCACTCGGGGCAGGCGTACTGGCCGGCGCCGTCTTCATACGTAAAAGCGGACTGGCATTGCGGGCAAGGGGGCAGGGTATGCATGGGAGACCTTTGAAAACAAAAACGCCACCCGAAGGTGGCGTTTTTTTCTTATTCTTGGTGGCCCGGGGCGGAATCGAACCACCGACACAAGGATTTTCAATCCTCTGCTCTACCAACTGAGCTACCAGGCCAAGAGAGGCATGATTATAGCCAGCGGTTTTCATCTGCGCAAGCCCCCCGGCGCACTTCCGGCGGCCAGCGAGGCCGGCGGCACGCGACAAGTGGTCGAGCGCGCTGTTGACATCTCGCTATAATGTGTTTCATGACTACTACCACCAACATCGCCGCCCAGCACCGCAGCGACGTCTGCATCGTCGGCAATGGCGCCATCGCCAAGACTGCCGCCCTCGGTTTCGCCCAGTCGGGATACAGCGTCACGCTCCTGGTGCCGCCGGCGCGTCCGGCGCCGGAGACGCCCAGCACGTCTGCCGCGGACAAACCCTGGGACGTACGCGTCTACGCCCTGAATCACACGGCGCACGACTTGCTGGCCTCGCTCAAGGTCTGGGGCGCCCTCGACCTGGCCCGGGTGCAGGCGGTCGATGCCATGGACATCCGCGGCGACGGCCAGCAGGGCGGCAACCTCGGCTTCGACGCCTTCGGCGCCCACGTCGGCACGCTGGCCTGGATCGTCGAGGACAGCAACCTGAACGGCGCCCTGGACGCGGCGCTCAAGTTCGCGGCCAACGTCCAGCAGGTGGCAGGCTGCGCCTGTGACCTCACGTGCAGCGAGCAGGGCGCGACGGTCCTGCTGGAAGACGGCGCCAGGATTGCCTGCGAACTGGTGGTGGGCGCCGACGGCCGCGAATCCTGGGTGCGCGGCCAGTGCGACATCGGCGTCGATTACCGCATGTACCACCAGCGCGCCATCGTCACCAATTTCGCCTGCGACAAGCCACACCATGGCGTGGCCCACCAGTGGTTCACCTGCGCCGACGGCATCATTGCCTTGTTGCCGCTGCCCGGCAACCGGGTCTCGCTGGTATGGTCGGCCCCGGAAACCCTGGCCGACACCCTGATGGACGAGTCGCTCGGCGAGATGGCGATCCGCCTGGGGGAATATGCCGACGACAAGCTCGGCACCCTGCGTCCGCTGCAGCCGGAAGCCGTCAAGGCGGTGCCGCTGGCGCTGGTGCGCCCGCATTCCATGGTGGCGCCGCGCGTGGCGCTGGTAGGTGACGCCGCCCACGCCGTGCATCCGCTGGCCGGCCATGGCATGAACCTGGGCTTCGGCGACATCGTCGACCTGCTGGACGTGCTGCGCAATCGCGAAGACCGGCGCGGCATCGCCGACGAGCGCGTGCTGGCGCGCTACGCCCGCAAGCGCAAGGAAGACGTGTTGCTGATGCAATGGGCCACCGATGGACTCGAACGTTTGTTCGGCGCCAACCTGGAACCCCTACGCGTCGTGCGTAATTTCGGATTAAACTTGCTCGATAAATTGCCTGCAGTAAAACGCCGCCTGATGGCGCATGCGATGGGCAAGTAACCGGATATCAAGATCCCCTCTAAGGAATTGTCATGTTGAAAACGAAGGTCGCCGTCCTGCTGGCGACGGGCCTGCTCGCATCTTGCGTGGAAGCGCAGAACACCACCGAGGCGACCATCAAGAAGGCGCTCGAACCGCGCCTGGGCGGCGCCAAGATCGAGTCGGTCCGCGAGACCCCCTACGGCGGCCTGTACGAAGTGCGGGTCGCCGGCGACATCCTGTATACGGACAAGAAGGGCGAATACCTGTTCATCGGTCACGTCTACGATACCAAGACCTCGACCAACCTGACCCGCGCCCGTGTCGACGAGATCAACAAGATCAAGTTCTCCGACCTGCCTTTCGAGATGGCGCTGAAGCAGGTCAAGGGCAACGGCAAGCGCGTCATCGCCGTGTTCGAGGACCCGAACTGCGGCTACTGCAAGCGCCTGCGCCAGACCACGCTCAAGGAAATCGACAACGTCACCATCTACACCTTCATGTACAACATCCTGTCCGAGGATTCGTTCGTGAAGTCGAAGAATATCTGGTGCGCGCCCGACCGCGTCAAGGCCTGGGACGACTGGATGCTCAACGGCAAGCTGCCGCCGGCCGCGCCCGCCGCCTGCGAAACGCCGAACGACCAGATCGTGGCGCTTGGCCAGAAGCTGAAGATCCAGGGCACGCCGGCGATCTTCTTCACCGATGGTTCGCGCATCCCCGGCGCGATCGACCTGAAGGGACTGGAAGCCAAGCTGCAGTCGCTGAAGTAAATCGTAGGGTGGTCGGCTTCGCCGACCGCGCGTTCAAGCAGTGCCCGCTTTGTGGCAGTGCTCCTGCAGGCGGGACGCGCGGTCGGCAGAGCCGACCACCCTACAAAACAATAACAAACACGTAGTCCAAACAGGGAGCAGCACATGGTCACCTTGAACATCAACGGGCGCGACCTCCAGGTCGACGCCGACCCGGGCACGCCCATCCTCTGGGCGCTGCGCGATAATCTCGACATGACGGGCACCAAGTTCGGCTGCGGCGCGGCGCTGTGCGGCGCCTGCACCGTGCACCTGGACGGCAACCCGATCCGCTCCTGCGTCACGCCGATATCGAGCGTCCAGGGCCAAAAGATCACCACCATCGAAGCGATGGAAAACGACAAGGTCGGCAAGGCGGTGCAGGACGCCTGGGTCAGGCACGACGTGCCGCAATGCGGCTACTGCCAGAGCGGCCAGGTGATGAGCGCCACGGCGCTGCTGCGCACCAACAAGCATCCCACGGATGCCGACATCGACAACGCGATGAGCGGCAATATCTGCCGTTGCGGTACCTATCAACGGATCCGCGCGGCGATCAAGGATGCCGCCGCCACCCTCGCCTGAGGAGCGCGCAATGAAATTCGACTGGATCGACCGCGCCGCCGTGGCGCGCTCCGCCGGCGCCGGGCTGTCGCGCCGCGGCTTCCTGAAAACCGCCGGCGCCGCTACCGGCGGACTGGTGCTGGGCTTCACGCTGCCGGGCGCGCAGCGCTTCGCCATCGCCGCCGATGCCAACGCCAAGGTGTATGCGCCGAACGCCTTCCTGCGCATTGCACCCGACAACAGCGTCACCGTCATCGTCAACCGCCTCGAATTCGGCCAGGGCGTGCACACCTCGTTGCCGATGCTGATCGCCGAAGAGCTCGACGCCGACTGGACGCAGATGCGCGGCGAGCTGGCGCCGGCCGGCGACATCTACAAGGACCCCGCCTTCGGCATCCAGATCACCGGCGGCTCGGGCAGCATCGCGCATGGTTTCACGCAATACCGCGAGATCGGGGCGCGCGCCCGGGCGATGCTGGTCGCCGCCGCGGCCGAACAGTGGCAGGTGGCGCCTTCGCTGTGCACGACATCGAAAGGCGTGGTGCTTGGGCCGAACGGCCGGAAAGCCACCTACGGTTCCCTGGCCGAGGCGGCGATGAAGCAGCCGGTGCCCGCCACGGTCGTGCTGAAACAGCCGCCAGCATTCCGCTACATCGGCAAGCCGATGCGGCGCATCGATGCGCGCGCCAAGTCGTGCGGCCGCCAGCAGTTCGGCATCGACTTCAGGCCGGAACAGGCACTGACCGTGCTGGTGGCGCGTCCGCCGGTGTTCGGCGCGAAGGTGAAACAGTTCGATGCCGCGGCCGCCCGCGCCGTGAAAGGCGTGGTCGACGTGCTGGAAGTGGACCTGGATCGCGGCGCCAGAGGCGTCGCCGTGTTCGCAAGCGGCTATTGGCCCGCCAGGCAGGGCCGCGAAGCGCTGCGGGCCGAATGGGATACCGGCGCTGTCGAGAAAGTCGACAGCGCCCGGCAACTGCAGGCGTACCGCAAGCTGGCCAAGGCGGCGGGCGGCGCCGTCGCGCGCGCGGCCGACGTGGCGTCACTGAGAGGCGCCGCCCACAAGATCTCGGCCGTCTACGAGTTTCCCTACCTGGCGCACGCGCCGATGGAGCCGCTCAACTGCGTCGTCGAGCTGAAGGAGGATGCCTGCACCATCTGGGCCGGCACCCAGTTCCAGACCGTGGACCAGCAGGTCGCGGCAGGGCTGCTTGGCTTCAAGCCGGAGCAGGTCGCGATCAACACGATGATGGCCGGCGGCGGCTTCGGCCGGCGCGCGGTGCCGTCCTCGGACTGGATCGGCGATGCGGTGCGCATCGCCAAGGCCTGGCGCGCGGCAGGAAAAAGCGGCCCGGTCAAGGTGGTATGGAGCCGCGAGGACGATATCCGCGGCGGCTACTACCGTCCGGCCTACGTGCACCGCGCCGATATCGGCATCGATGCGAACGGCCGGATCGTCGCCTGGGACCACAAGGTGGTCGGCCAGTCGATCATGGCCGGCACCCTGTTCGAGCCGATGATGGTGAAAAACGGCGTCGACGGCACCAGCATCGAAGGCATGGGCGAGCCGTACGCCGTGCCGATGAAGCTGAGCGTGGAGGGCGTGCAGCAGAACGTGCCGGTGCTGTGGTGGCGCTCGGTAGGCTCGACCCATACCGCCTTCGTGATGGAAACGCTGATCGACGAGGCCGCGCACGCCGCCAGGGTCGATCCGGTGGCCTACCGCAAGAAGCTGATGGGCGAAAAGCACCTGCGCCACCGCGCGGCGCTCGACCTGGCGGTCGCCAAATCGGGCTACGGCACGAAAAAGCTGCCGCAGGGACGCGCCTGGGGCGTGGCCTTGCACGAGTCCTTCGGCTCGGTCGTCGCGTGGGTGGTCGAAGCCTCGGTGAGCGACGGCGTGCCGAAGCTGCACCGTGCGGTCGCGGGCGTGCACTGCAACCAGCCGGTCAATCCCTTGTCGATCGAGGCCCAGGTGCAGGGCGCGGCCCTGATGGGCCTGGGCATGACCCTGCCGGGCGCCGCCATCACGCTCAAGGACGGCGTGGTCGAGCAGCAGAACTTCGGCGACTACACGGTGGCGCGCATGAACGACATGCCGCAGGTCGAGGTGCACATCGTGCCCTCGAACGATCCGCCGACCGGCATTGGCGAACCGGGCCTGCCGCCGCTGGCGCCGGCGTTTGCCAACGCCGTGTTCCGGCTGACCGGCAAGCGCCTGCGCAAGCTGCCGTTCGACCTGGCCTCGGCCTGAGGCGATGTCGTCCAGGCGCCCCGTGTTGACCGGCATCCTGCTCGCTGCCGGACGGGGCCGCCGTTTCGATCCCCTCGGCGCGCGCAACAAGCTGCTCCAGCACTTGCCCGGCGGTGAACCCGTGGTCGCCGCCAGCGCGCGCCTGCTCTTGTCTTGTTTGCCGCGCGTGGTCGCGGTCGTCCCGCCGGAAGACGGCGGCGTCGCCGACATCCTGCGTGCACTCGGCTGCGAGGTCACGGTGTGCCCCGACGCCGACAGCGGAATGGGCGCCTCGCTGGTCCATGCGATCCGCCATTCGCTGCCGGCGCAGGGCTGGCTGGTGGCGCTGGGCGACATGCCCTTCGTGGCGCCGGCCACGCTGGCCGCGCTGCGCGATGCGGTGCAGGGCGGGGCGGGGATTGCGGTGCCGGTGCACGAGGGCCGGCGCGGCAATCCGGTCGCGTTCGCGGGTAGCCATCGCGACGCACTGCTGGGAATGGAAGGCGACCAGGGCGCGCGCCGGCTGCTGCAGATGGTCCCGGTGCGTGAGGTGGCCGTGCTTGATCCCGGCATCCTGCGCGACATCGATACGCCTGACGATCTGCCGGCCTGACATATGCATGTCATTATTTCCGCAGGTGATCGAATACGATTACACTAGGGCGCATATTTCGGCCGCCCTGATCATCTATCGATATGAAAAAACCTTCCGCCAAAATGAATCCCGCGCAGCCCGCCATCCTGTACACCATCGTTCCCAAGGACCTGGCCGGCCACCTTTTCAACGTCACGGTCACGGTCGCGACCCCCGACCCGGACGGGCAGGTATTCGCACTGCCG includes:
- a CDS encoding alkylphosphonate utilization protein; this encodes MHTLPPCPQCQSAFTYEDGAGQYACPECGHEWPVQAAAAEAGRVWRDASGNILQDGDTVTVIKDLKPKGSGGVIKQGTKVKNIRLVDADHDIDCKIDGFGAMSLKSEFVRKA
- a CDS encoding FAD-dependent monooxygenase; its protein translation is MTTTTNIAAQHRSDVCIVGNGAIAKTAALGFAQSGYSVTLLVPPARPAPETPSTSAADKPWDVRVYALNHTAHDLLASLKVWGALDLARVQAVDAMDIRGDGQQGGNLGFDAFGAHVGTLAWIVEDSNLNGALDAALKFAANVQQVAGCACDLTCSEQGATVLLEDGARIACELVVGADGRESWVRGQCDIGVDYRMYHQRAIVTNFACDKPHHGVAHQWFTCADGIIALLPLPGNRVSLVWSAPETLADTLMDESLGEMAIRLGEYADDKLGTLRPLQPEAVKAVPLALVRPHSMVAPRVALVGDAAHAVHPLAGHGMNLGFGDIVDLLDVLRNREDRRGIADERVLARYARKRKEDVLLMQWATDGLERLFGANLEPLRVVRNFGLNLLDKLPAVKRRLMAHAMGK
- a CDS encoding DsbC family protein, producing the protein MLKTKVAVLLATGLLASCVEAQNTTEATIKKALEPRLGGAKIESVRETPYGGLYEVRVAGDILYTDKKGEYLFIGHVYDTKTSTNLTRARVDEINKIKFSDLPFEMALKQVKGNGKRVIAVFEDPNCGYCKRLRQTTLKEIDNVTIYTFMYNILSEDSFVKSKNIWCAPDRVKAWDDWMLNGKLPPAAPAACETPNDQIVALGQKLKIQGTPAIFFTDGSRIPGAIDLKGLEAKLQSLK
- a CDS encoding (2Fe-2S)-binding protein, with amino-acid sequence MVTLNINGRDLQVDADPGTPILWALRDNLDMTGTKFGCGAALCGACTVHLDGNPIRSCVTPISSVQGQKITTIEAMENDKVGKAVQDAWVRHDVPQCGYCQSGQVMSATALLRTNKHPTDADIDNAMSGNICRCGTYQRIRAAIKDAAATLA
- a CDS encoding xanthine dehydrogenase family protein molybdopterin-binding subunit, with product MKFDWIDRAAVARSAGAGLSRRGFLKTAGAATGGLVLGFTLPGAQRFAIAADANAKVYAPNAFLRIAPDNSVTVIVNRLEFGQGVHTSLPMLIAEELDADWTQMRGELAPAGDIYKDPAFGIQITGGSGSIAHGFTQYREIGARARAMLVAAAAEQWQVAPSLCTTSKGVVLGPNGRKATYGSLAEAAMKQPVPATVVLKQPPAFRYIGKPMRRIDARAKSCGRQQFGIDFRPEQALTVLVARPPVFGAKVKQFDAAAARAVKGVVDVLEVDLDRGARGVAVFASGYWPARQGREALRAEWDTGAVEKVDSARQLQAYRKLAKAAGGAVARAADVASLRGAAHKISAVYEFPYLAHAPMEPLNCVVELKEDACTIWAGTQFQTVDQQVAAGLLGFKPEQVAINTMMAGGGFGRRAVPSSDWIGDAVRIAKAWRAAGKSGPVKVVWSREDDIRGGYYRPAYVHRADIGIDANGRIVAWDHKVVGQSIMAGTLFEPMMVKNGVDGTSIEGMGEPYAVPMKLSVEGVQQNVPVLWWRSVGSTHTAFVMETLIDEAAHAARVDPVAYRKKLMGEKHLRHRAALDLAVAKSGYGTKKLPQGRAWGVALHESFGSVVAWVVEASVSDGVPKLHRAVAGVHCNQPVNPLSIEAQVQGAALMGLGMTLPGAAITLKDGVVEQQNFGDYTVARMNDMPQVEVHIVPSNDPPTGIGEPGLPPLAPAFANAVFRLTGKRLRKLPFDLASA
- a CDS encoding nucleotidyltransferase family protein — encoded protein: MSSRRPVLTGILLAAGRGRRFDPLGARNKLLQHLPGGEPVVAASARLLLSCLPRVVAVVPPEDGGVADILRALGCEVTVCPDADSGMGASLVHAIRHSLPAQGWLVALGDMPFVAPATLAALRDAVQGGAGIAVPVHEGRRGNPVAFAGSHRDALLGMEGDQGARRLLQMVPVREVAVLDPGILRDIDTPDDLPA